The DNA segment TTCTGGATACAGGCCAGTGTCGGGAAAGGCACCACCGAGATTCGGCTGAACACGTACAAAGCCGGCCGCGCGGGACGCTACTCGGTCGGCGAGATGGTGTGGGCCGAGAAGGGGTCGCTCGGTAACCTCCGGCTTCGAACCGACCCGCTGAGCAAACCGCTCGAAACCGCCGAGTACCCGATGAACGTCACGGCGAACGGCCACGAACAGGCCATCGGTGCGTTCGTCGTCGAGGAGCGCGAAACCAATACGATGGACGCCCGCATCGCGCCGAAGGCGACGAAGATATCGGACCTGAGCAATCCCGACCAGATCGCGGACGCGACGGTGCCACCGTGGAACAACGGCTCCGTCGCGGCGGAAGACTGGTTCGTCGTCCACGTCAACGCGTCGGGGCTGGCGGGGATGCTGAGGAAGGACCACCTGGGTCCCGGCGGAAACGACGGCGTTCGGATGAAGTTCACCCAGTCGGACGGCGGGATGAACGCCGACTCCCACGAGTTCTGGGGCGACGACGTCGAGCGGTTCGTACGCGACGGCGGCGGTGACGGTTTCTCCGTGTTCGTCGATACGGGTGCACACGGAATCGAGCCGGGGTCGGCGTACAACGTCACCTTCACCGTCACCCCCGAGAGCGAACTCACCGACGAAACCGAAACCGTCTCGACGAGGATGCGGGTCGTGCCCCGGCGGATACACGTCAATCGGAACGGCCCCGGCGACAAGGTCGTAGTCGAAGGAAAGACGAAGATTAGCGGGACGACCACCTACACGCCCGGGACGACCATCAACATCAGCGCGCGCGACGAGGACCTTCCGCCGATTCTCATGTCGAAGACCGTGACCGTGAAATCCGACCGGACCTTCGCGACCACGTTCGACTTCTCTGACCTCGAACCCGGCAGAGAATTCGAGATTCGTCTGCCGGACCAGCGAGCGACGCTTCAGGCGGTCGTCGCTATCAGGAAGACGACGACCCCCGAAACAACGGAAACCGCGACTCCCACCGCGACACCGACGACGACCACCACGACGCCCGGCACGACCGCCGGGATGACGCAGGTGCCCGTCAGGGACACCGAACGCCCGCTGACCGCACGCCCCGTCGAGGAAGCGAACGGCGGAAGCAGTCTCGTCCCGGGGTTCGACGCCGGCCTCGCGGTGGTGGCGCTGGCGGTCGCACTGCTCGCGGCCCGGCGGAGGGCAGGGCGATGATTTTTATAGGGAGGCCGAGATGATGGAGTCGAACGACGCCGCCCCACGGTGAATACGATGTCGAAGGAGATGGATCGGTCAACGTTCGGTGAGTTCGTCGCGGCCCTCTGGGAGCAACAGGGCTGGCAGACGCAGGTCAAGCGCGACGGCCAGAAGGTGTTCGTCGCGGTCCAGCGCCCGCAGACGGGCGAGGAGGGTCTGCTGTGGGCGATTCCGGCGGGCGAGGACGAGATCGGCGGCAAGCAGGTCCAGCAGTTCGCGAAACTCGGCCAACAGTACGAGGTCGAGGAGTCGGCCATCGTGACCGCCGGCACCGTCTCCGAACACGCCCGCAAGGCGGCCTCCTCCACCGGCGTCGAACTCCTCGACGGGGAGGGCGTCGCGACGCTCGTCCGACAGCGGGGCCTCGAAGACCTCGTGCGGAAGTTCGAGGGTGACGCGACCGACGGCGACGGAGACTCAGACGCCGGGGCGAGCGGCGACGCGTCGCCGCTCGCCCCGGCGAAAGCCGTCGTCGGTCGCGTCGCGAGCGCCGTCGGAGGCGCCGACGGTCTGCCGGTTTCGGGGACCGTCGCGGTGGCCGTGGTGGTCGTCGCGGCCGTCCTCGCGGCGGGCGTGCTCTTCGGTCCGTCGCTGCCGATTCCGTTCCTCGGCGGCGGAGACGACGCCGGCGCGGCCGGTCCTGTCTCGGCCGCGCCGGCGCCGAACGGGAGCGCCACACTCCACGTCGGATGGGACGCGAAGGTCGTGGACACGATCGACCCGAACGAGAGCGACGAGGTCGCCTACTACCCGCCGGAGGGCGAGCGGTTCGTCGTCGTCTACCTGAACGTCACCCACGTCGGCGACGAGGAACTGGAACTCCGCCAGCGAGACTTCAAACTCCAAAGCGGGAACGAAACCCACGGCTTCCGGCCGCTGGCCGGGACCGACGGCTTCTTCGACCACCCGATGGGACCGGGCCGCAACTACAAGGGCTGGACCGCCTTCACGGTCCCGAAGGGGACGACGGGGACGCTCGTCTACGACGGCAACGCGAGCGTCGCCGTGGAGTTCGAGCGCGAACCCGACCTGGACGAGAAGATCTCGCTGAAAGTCCGGGGCTGAGAGGACCGAGCCACACCCGCGTTTTCGGCGACGCTCGGCCCCGAGGGACGCCTCCGGTTCGAATCCGGCGCGTGGGTAACGTAGACGTACGTATCCGGGCAAGGCTTTTCATGTATCCGCCCTAAACCGCGCGTATGTGCCCTGACCGGGCCGTGTTACAGCGAGCCCTCGACCGCGGCGAGCGGGAGGGCGGCAG comes from the Halorussus vallis genome and includes:
- a CDS encoding BGTF surface domain-containing protein, with translation MFDQRPQSGAALAAVVVLLAATLPPLASAGTAANGSFSPSVVREDRGDVMNITVTTPKAGTLNLGSPEQHFWIQASVGKGTTEIRLNTYKAGRAGRYSVGEMVWAEKGSLGNLRLRTDPLSKPLETAEYPMNVTANGHEQAIGAFVVEERETNTMDARIAPKATKISDLSNPDQIADATVPPWNNGSVAAEDWFVVHVNASGLAGMLRKDHLGPGGNDGVRMKFTQSDGGMNADSHEFWGDDVERFVRDGGGDGFSVFVDTGAHGIEPGSAYNVTFTVTPESELTDETETVSTRMRVVPRRIHVNRNGPGDKVVVEGKTKISGTTTYTPGTTINISARDEDLPPILMSKTVTVKSDRTFATTFDFSDLEPGREFEIRLPDQRATLQAVVAIRKTTTPETTETATPTATPTTTTTTPGTTAGMTQVPVRDTERPLTARPVEEANGGSSLVPGFDAGLAVVALAVALLAARRRAGR
- a CDS encoding restriction endonuclease, which produces MDRSTFGEFVAALWEQQGWQTQVKRDGQKVFVAVQRPQTGEEGLLWAIPAGEDEIGGKQVQQFAKLGQQYEVEESAIVTAGTVSEHARKAASSTGVELLDGEGVATLVRQRGLEDLVRKFEGDATDGDGDSDAGASGDASPLAPAKAVVGRVASAVGGADGLPVSGTVAVAVVVVAAVLAAGVLFGPSLPIPFLGGGDDAGAAGPVSAAPAPNGSATLHVGWDAKVVDTIDPNESDEVAYYPPEGERFVVVYLNVTHVGDEELELRQRDFKLQSGNETHGFRPLAGTDGFFDHPMGPGRNYKGWTAFTVPKGTTGTLVYDGNASVAVEFEREPDLDEKISLKVRG